One segment of Nostoc piscinale CENA21 DNA contains the following:
- a CDS encoding Uma2 family endonuclease: MTIIQPKRFTLDEYHELTKLGFFHEDEHIELINGEIIQIICKGTAHATCLRNLLSKLPKLVRDKATLQSKSPITLLLNSEHEPDLTIVKNRPDNYLLAHPSPDDVLLIMEVADSSLSYDQDVKIPIYAQAGISDCWIFNLLDNYLECYSEPSQDNHGKYGYLDKRIVLPNQVVALSCFPDLSLDLNKVFPPKLNS, from the coding sequence ATGACTATTATTCAACCAAAACGTTTCACATTGGATGAATATCACGAACTTACAAAATTAGGCTTTTTTCATGAAGATGAACATATCGAATTAATCAATGGGGAAATTATTCAAATTATATGTAAGGGTACAGCACACGCAACTTGTTTAAGAAACTTATTAAGTAAATTACCAAAATTAGTAAGAGATAAGGCAACATTACAATCTAAATCACCAATTACTTTACTTCTCAATAGTGAGCATGAACCTGATTTAACTATTGTTAAAAACCGTCCTGATAATTATCTATTGGCTCACCCTAGTCCTGATGATGTTTTGTTAATAATGGAAGTTGCCGACTCTTCATTAAGTTATGACCAAGATGTGAAAATTCCTATTTACGCTCAAGCTGGTATTTCTGATTGTTGGATATTTAATTTGCTCGATAATTATTTAGAATGTTACAGCGAACCTTCTCAAGATAATCACGGTAAATATGGTTATCTAGATAAGCGAATTGTTTTACCTAATCAAGTAGTAGCGTTGTCTTGTTTCCCTGATTTGTCTCTCGATTTAAATAAAGTATTTCCGCCAAAACTAAATTCTTAA
- a CDS encoding NYN domain-containing protein, whose translation MLAHSQSTKQNSYRKSSVAVLCDIQNVLRIKDTAKFLLDFAKLQGKVDYKKLYYNSHYPSQVSIKDILETLDFESIDVTDSSLNSADHRLMADCVKLFAPQRSPIPKIIILVSGDWDYAGLIAILQAMDKKVIVFAQKGSASVKLMNLVGKNNFYFVDELPELMKDITQICVPAIK comes from the coding sequence ATGCTTGCTCATTCACAATCCACAAAACAAAACAGCTATAGGAAAAGCTCTGTTGCTGTTCTTTGTGATATTCAAAATGTTCTAAGAATTAAGGATACAGCCAAATTCTTACTAGATTTTGCAAAATTGCAAGGAAAAGTAGATTATAAAAAACTCTACTACAACTCACATTATCCTAGTCAAGTTTCTATCAAAGACATACTAGAGACACTAGATTTTGAAAGTATTGATGTTACAGACTCTTCTTTGAATAGCGCAGATCATCGTTTGATGGCTGACTGTGTTAAGCTTTTTGCTCCACAACGCTCACCTATCCCCAAAATAATTATTCTTGTATCAGGAGATTGGGATTATGCTGGTTTAATTGCAATTCTCCAAGCTATGGATAAAAAGGTGATAGTTTTTGCTCAAAAAGGTAGTGCTAGTGTAAAACTAATGAACCTCGTTGGTAAGAATAATTTCTACTTTGTGGATGAATTACCTGAGTTAATGAAAGATATAACTCAAATTTGCGTTCCTGCTATTAAGTAG
- a CDS encoding sensor histidine kinase, which yields MDFSLILAENINSIIEKWVAAVRQDRQIESADDLSYTAIKNHIPDVFRAMISVLAPSQESDIKSILTASWQHGLLRAEQGFDPTEIAREYRLLRIVIFDTLETGLLQGTPAEIVRYMRLIDAVIDEAIARCFKSYVEERLRELKHLHLSLTLHNEELTRLINANQDTFSQLAHELKHPLTSIIGYSDLFLRQQKRNSDIKDSYTNLEHIERVLRNGRHLLRLINDVLELSRYDAGKVQLQIAPTNVQELVINVCEMLEPLAEEKDLQIIVDCDRCPQEIFTDEFQLQQVITNLVSNAIRYTESGSVTIVCQILDEKYWSFTVVDTGIGIAPENQVRIFEPYYRINKSDRAYLPDSTGLGLAIVARLVTLLQGEINLESQLGVGSTFTVTFPLEINT from the coding sequence ATGGATTTTAGTCTCATACTGGCTGAAAATATTAACAGTATTATTGAGAAATGGGTGGCGGCAGTTCGGCAAGACAGGCAGATTGAAAGTGCTGATGACTTGTCTTATACAGCGATTAAAAATCACATTCCGGATGTGTTTCGAGCGATGATTAGTGTACTTGCGCCATCTCAGGAAAGTGATATCAAGTCGATACTGACAGCCAGTTGGCAACATGGGTTACTACGGGCTGAACAAGGTTTTGATCCTACGGAAATTGCGAGAGAATATCGGTTATTAAGAATAGTAATATTTGATACTTTAGAGACAGGTTTATTGCAAGGAACGCCGGCCGAAATTGTGCGTTATATGCGTTTAATTGATGCTGTCATAGATGAAGCGATAGCACGCTGTTTTAAAAGTTATGTTGAAGAGCGTTTACGAGAATTAAAGCATCTACATTTATCATTAACTCTGCATAACGAGGAATTAACCCGCTTAATTAATGCCAATCAAGATACATTTTCGCAATTAGCCCACGAACTGAAACATCCTCTGACATCGATTATTGGCTATTCTGATTTATTTTTACGACAACAAAAACGCAATTCTGATATCAAAGACTCTTATACAAATTTAGAACATATCGAACGAGTACTACGCAATGGCAGACATTTACTCCGCTTAATTAATGATGTATTAGAACTATCCCGATATGATGCGGGTAAAGTACAACTGCAAATTGCACCTACCAATGTCCAAGAATTGGTAATTAATGTGTGTGAAATGTTGGAACCGTTAGCAGAGGAAAAAGATTTACAAATTATTGTAGACTGCGATCGCTGTCCACAAGAAATATTCACAGATGAGTTTCAATTACAACAAGTAATCACCAATCTTGTCAGTAATGCCATTCGCTATACAGAGTCGGGTAGTGTCACAATAGTATGTCAAATTTTAGACGAAAAATATTGGTCATTTACGGTTGTTGATACAGGAATTGGAATTGCGCCAGAAAACCAAGTGCGGATATTTGAACCTTATTATCGGATAAATAAGAGCGATCGCGCTTACCTACCTGATAGTACAGGATTAGGGCTGGCGATCGTTGCTCGGTTAGTCACATTACTCCAAGGCGAAATCAATTTAGAATCTCAGCTAGGTGTTGGTTCTACATTTACTGTGACTTTCCCCTTAGAAATCAATACCTGA
- the ntrB gene encoding nitrate ABC transporter permease, producing MAGQAAWQKTKPIITKDVVFLPILGFLGIILLWWVVALTNHELMPTPPEALIANLDYILNPFYQRGPGNLGIGWLLLASLRRVLIGFLLGAVVAIPLGFLIGMSKPAMLALNPIIQIFKPVSPLAWLPIALAIFNLADPSAIFVIFITSLWPTIINTALGVASVPKDYIDVAQVLEMPRWRRITKIIWPASLPYIFTGLRISLGIAWLVIVAVEMLTGGIGIGFFVWDEWSRLNLSSVFLAVFVIGLTGLILDFAVGKLQELVTHRPTTVK from the coding sequence ATCGCTGGTCAAGCTGCGTGGCAGAAAACCAAGCCCATCATTACTAAAGATGTCGTCTTTTTACCTATCTTGGGTTTTTTAGGCATTATTTTGCTGTGGTGGGTGGTTGCTTTAACCAACCATGAATTAATGCCCACACCACCAGAGGCATTAATTGCCAATTTAGACTACATATTAAATCCTTTTTATCAACGAGGGCCGGGTAACTTGGGCATTGGTTGGTTGTTACTAGCCAGTCTACGCCGTGTGTTGATTGGTTTTTTGTTAGGTGCAGTCGTCGCCATTCCTTTGGGATTTCTCATTGGGATGTCTAAGCCAGCAATGTTAGCCCTCAACCCCATCATTCAGATATTTAAACCTGTATCACCCTTGGCTTGGTTGCCCATTGCTTTAGCTATCTTTAACTTGGCAGATCCCTCAGCAATTTTTGTGATTTTTATCACCTCCTTATGGCCGACCATTATTAACACAGCCCTAGGAGTTGCCAGCGTTCCCAAAGATTATATAGATGTGGCACAGGTGTTAGAAATGCCACGCTGGCGCAGAATCACTAAAATCATTTGGCCTGCCAGTTTACCTTATATCTTTACAGGCTTACGAATTAGTTTAGGCATTGCTTGGTTAGTTATCGTCGCCGTCGAAATGCTGACAGGCGGTATTGGTATCGGCTTCTTTGTTTGGGATGAATGGAGTCGGTTAAATCTCAGTTCTGTGTTTCTTGCAGTATTTGTCATTGGTTTAACCGGACTAATTCTCGATTTCGCCGTCGGTAAACTTCAAGAACTTGTGACTCATCGCCCGACAACGGTGAAATAA
- a CDS encoding ABC transporter substrate-binding protein yields MGDNNWTRRDFLLGLGTTTAGIALSSCGISGDKSASGLTKEALAVQPVVRSQDLEKPDITVGYVPVNDCAPFAIAWKKGFFRKYGLNVKLNREASWATSRDGLIFGRLDASPVVSGAVTNARIGAEGARHAPLCAAMTIHRHGNAMTMNKAMWDFGLRPWYEYQQQYGDGALAAFGKDFRAYFDKQSPENKVWAVVLSSAIYEYFVRYISAAAGVDPLKEFRVIIVPPPQMVTNVRIGAMQAYMVAEPWNTRAITGNENIGFTFAQGKEVWLGHPDRLLGVMESFIEKYPKTYRSLVKAMIEACQYCSKPENRQEVAELLTDRSFTGARPKNKNAPITKFTAPGILGSYNYGGFDGKDRTIQAADTTIFYDIPDNLPKQPGEHATFMWRSRSIWLMTQAARWGQIQEFPKNAEELAEKGWRTDLYREIASEMGIECPKDDYKVEAAEVFIDKKPFDPSDPVGYLNSFEIRAKSPVRFFMS; encoded by the coding sequence ATGGGTGATAATAACTGGACTAGAAGAGATTTTCTCTTAGGACTGGGAACTACAACAGCCGGAATTGCTCTATCTTCCTGTGGAATTTCGGGAGATAAATCTGCGTCAGGATTGACAAAAGAAGCCTTAGCGGTTCAACCTGTAGTTAGGTCTCAAGATTTAGAAAAACCGGATATTACCGTTGGTTACGTTCCTGTTAATGATTGTGCGCCATTTGCGATCGCCTGGAAAAAAGGTTTCTTTCGCAAGTATGGTTTAAATGTCAAACTCAACCGCGAAGCCAGTTGGGCAACTTCTCGTGACGGTTTAATTTTTGGTCGTTTAGATGCTTCCCCTGTTGTATCGGGGGCTGTCACCAATGCCAGAATTGGGGCAGAAGGCGCACGTCACGCCCCTTTGTGTGCCGCCATGACCATTCATCGCCACGGTAACGCCATGACCATGAACAAAGCTATGTGGGATTTTGGCTTGCGTCCGTGGTACGAATATCAACAACAATATGGCGACGGCGCATTAGCAGCCTTTGGCAAAGATTTCCGCGCCTACTTTGATAAGCAGTCACCAGAAAATAAAGTTTGGGCTGTGGTCTTGAGTTCCGCGATTTACGAATATTTCGTGCGTTACATATCTGCGGCGGCTGGTGTCGATCCTCTCAAAGAGTTTCGCGTTATCATCGTCCCCCCTCCCCAAATGGTGACAAACGTGCGAATTGGGGCAATGCAAGCTTATATGGTAGCCGAACCTTGGAACACCAGAGCCATTACAGGTAACGAAAACATTGGTTTTACCTTCGCCCAAGGTAAGGAAGTCTGGCTAGGACATCCCGATAGATTATTGGGTGTGATGGAGTCATTTATCGAAAAATATCCCAAAACCTATCGTTCTCTAGTAAAGGCGATGATTGAAGCTTGCCAATATTGCAGCAAACCTGAAAATCGCCAAGAAGTCGCCGAACTACTTACAGACCGTTCCTTTACTGGTGCGAGACCAAAAAACAAGAATGCCCCAATTACCAAATTTACAGCCCCAGGAATTTTGGGAAGTTACAACTATGGCGGGTTTGACGGCAAAGACCGTACCATCCAAGCTGCTGATACTACCATCTTTTACGATATTCCCGACAACTTGCCCAAACAGCCAGGCGAACACGCAACATTTATGTGGCGGTCGAGAAGTATTTGGTTAATGACCCAAGCCGCCAGGTGGGGACAAATTCAGGAATTTCCTAAAAATGCCGAAGAATTAGCCGAAAAAGGTTGGAGAACAGATTTATATCGAGAAATAGCCTCAGAAATGGGTATCGAATGCCCGAAAGACGATTACAAAGTTGAAGCAGCAGAAGTATTTATTGACAAAAAACCCTTCGACCCTAGTGACCCGGTAGGCTATCTCAACAGTTTTGAAATTCGGGCGAAATCTCCGGTGCGTTTCTTTATGTCTTAG
- a CDS encoding ABC transporter ATP-binding protein, which yields MKYTPTSIDTEQQVMSRNNFLEIENLVKSYPTPDKGNFVVLDGVNLSISEDEFISVIGHSGCGKSTLLKIVAGLETATSGSVRLDGKEIRKPGAERMMVFQNYSLLPWLTVRENIRLAVDEVLKNATRAEKISIVNEHLAMVNLTPAADKYPDEISGGMKQRVGIARALAIRPKMLLMDEPFGALDALTRGKLQRQVLDIWENNRQAVMMITHDVDEAIYMSDRIVLMTNGPAANIGEILEVPFDHPRDRSAMRNSKEYFELRNYALNFLDKYFTQNE from the coding sequence ATGAAATATACACCCACTTCAATCGATACTGAACAGCAAGTCATGTCTCGTAATAACTTTTTAGAAATTGAAAATTTAGTCAAGTCATATCCGACACCAGATAAAGGTAATTTTGTGGTTTTGGATGGTGTCAATCTCAGCATTAGTGAAGATGAATTTATTTCAGTAATTGGTCATTCTGGTTGTGGTAAATCAACTTTGTTAAAAATTGTTGCTGGGTTAGAAACAGCAACTTCTGGTTCAGTACGACTAGATGGCAAAGAAATCCGCAAGCCAGGCGCAGAAAGGATGATGGTCTTTCAAAACTACTCTTTATTACCTTGGTTAACTGTTAGAGAAAACATCCGTTTAGCCGTAGATGAAGTGTTAAAAAATGCAACTCGTGCTGAAAAAATTAGCATTGTTAACGAACACTTGGCAATGGTAAACTTAACCCCGGCAGCAGATAAGTATCCTGATGAAATCTCTGGAGGTATGAAACAACGGGTAGGTATTGCCAGGGCTTTAGCAATTCGTCCCAAAATGTTGCTGATGGATGAACCTTTTGGGGCATTAGACGCATTAACTAGAGGAAAATTACAACGGCAAGTATTAGATATTTGGGAAAATAATCGCCAAGCCGTGATGATGATTACTCACGATGTTGATGAGGCTATTTATATGAGCGATCGCATCGTATTAATGACTAATGGCCCAGCCGCTAATATTGGGGAAATCTTAGAAGTACCTTTCGATCATCCACGCGATCGCTCTGCGATGCGGAATTCCAAAGAATATTTTGAATTGCGTAATTATGCCTTGAATTTTCTTGATAAATATTTCACCCAAAATGAGTAA
- a CDS encoding universal stress protein, translating into MLVRLQSAIGRDDLVEQMVLIPEPKRSSLTNSQTSNAINLIVGYNASPNSHTALDIAFWIAHQTRLATNQQVVVQAVYVVEQNQSEKSLDKVNWADYLTSCECGVSNMYQSATSVLTQPKIKGISQSLQAQTVTHLEQADKILWQARSLAEEWQGSFKSHLRFGNVATELAKVVKLEAADVLLLGCKSINHKMIQALGFNFPCAILGIPNGIDE; encoded by the coding sequence ATGTTAGTGCGCCTGCAAAGCGCCATAGGTAGAGATGATTTAGTTGAGCAAATGGTATTAATACCAGAGCCAAAAAGAAGTTCTTTGACAAATTCTCAAACATCAAACGCCATCAACTTAATCGTTGGTTACAACGCTTCACCTAATAGTCATACAGCACTAGACATTGCTTTTTGGATTGCTCATCAAACACGTTTAGCAACAAATCAGCAAGTTGTAGTCCAAGCTGTTTATGTAGTAGAACAAAATCAAAGTGAAAAGTCTTTAGATAAAGTTAATTGGGCAGATTATTTAACTTCCTGCGAATGTGGAGTCAGTAATATGTACCAATCTGCAACATCTGTATTAACTCAACCAAAAATTAAGGGCATCAGCCAGTCTTTACAAGCACAAACTGTTACTCATCTAGAACAGGCTGATAAAATTCTTTGGCAAGCACGTAGTTTAGCTGAAGAATGGCAGGGTTCTTTTAAATCGCATTTACGCTTCGGTAACGTTGCTACAGAATTGGCAAAAGTTGTGAAATTAGAAGCGGCTGATGTTTTATTGCTGGGGTGTAAATCTATTAATCATAAGATGATTCAGGCGCTAGGTTTTAACTTTCCTTGTGCGATTTTAGGCATACCCAATGGCATTGATGAATAA